In Symmachiella dynata, the following are encoded in one genomic region:
- the lepA gene encoding translation elongation factor 4, with protein MDTQFIRNFSIVAHIDHGKSTLADQLLLKSGAITQREFKEQILDDLSIERDRGITVKARTVAINYTFEGQEYELNLIDTPGHVDFHYEVSRSLAACEGALLLVDAFQGVQAQTVANAYAAIEVDLSIIPVVNKIDLPVTRIDEVLEEIETVLGLEPDDALMISARDGIGVDEVFEAIINRVPPPQGKSDAPLQALVFDSKYDSFRGVMTYVRIMEGTIEKGQRIKFMREGTTYDVLDIGQFRPEMRVCDRLGPGQVGYILTGIKDLGQVHVGDTVTDARQPAEKSLPGYQLPQQMVFAGLYPTDSSDFEKLRDSLQKLSLNDSSFSYMAETSDALGFGFRCGFLGLLHMEIIQQRLEREADVDLIQTAPNVTYELLLRNGETKKIDNPQEVPDAGSIQEFREPIARVNFILPTTGIGPIMQLAADRRGTYISTEYLGTNRALMIYELPLAEVIYDMHDKLKSATRGYGTLDYDVIGFRAADLVKVDVLVKGNRVDALSTIMHRADAERRGRNLVKRLKKEISKHQFEIAIQAAIGGKVIARETISALRKNVTAKCYGGDITRKRKLWAKQREGKKRMRQFGQVEIPQKAFLSVLEAGEDQ; from the coding sequence ATGGACACACAGTTCATCCGCAATTTTTCGATCGTCGCGCACATCGACCATGGTAAGAGTACGTTGGCGGATCAACTGCTACTCAAATCGGGGGCCATCACCCAGCGCGAGTTTAAAGAACAGATCCTCGACGACCTGTCGATCGAACGTGATCGTGGAATCACCGTCAAAGCACGGACGGTGGCGATCAATTATACGTTCGAGGGCCAGGAGTATGAACTGAATTTGATCGACACACCGGGGCACGTCGATTTCCATTACGAAGTTTCCCGCTCACTCGCTGCCTGTGAGGGCGCCCTATTATTAGTCGACGCGTTTCAGGGCGTTCAGGCCCAGACCGTTGCCAACGCCTATGCGGCCATCGAAGTTGATCTCTCCATCATTCCCGTCGTCAACAAAATTGACCTGCCTGTGACCAGAATCGATGAGGTCTTAGAAGAAATCGAAACGGTTTTGGGACTGGAGCCGGACGACGCGCTGATGATCAGCGCTCGCGATGGAATCGGCGTGGACGAGGTGTTCGAAGCTATCATCAACCGCGTGCCACCGCCGCAAGGCAAGTCCGACGCTCCGCTGCAGGCGCTGGTATTCGACAGCAAATACGACTCGTTTCGCGGCGTCATGACTTACGTCCGCATCATGGAAGGGACAATCGAAAAAGGCCAGCGCATCAAGTTCATGCGTGAAGGAACCACCTACGACGTGTTGGACATCGGCCAATTCCGACCGGAGATGCGGGTCTGCGACCGTTTGGGACCGGGACAGGTCGGCTACATTCTCACCGGCATCAAGGACCTCGGGCAAGTGCATGTCGGCGACACCGTGACCGACGCGCGGCAACCGGCCGAGAAATCCTTGCCCGGATATCAATTGCCGCAGCAAATGGTCTTTGCTGGACTCTATCCCACCGATTCCAGTGACTTCGAAAAACTCCGCGATTCCCTGCAAAAGCTCAGCCTGAATGACTCCAGTTTTTCGTACATGGCCGAAACGAGCGATGCGCTCGGTTTTGGTTTTCGCTGCGGGTTTTTAGGCCTGCTGCATATGGAGATCATCCAGCAACGACTCGAACGCGAAGCAGATGTCGATCTCATCCAAACCGCACCGAACGTGACCTATGAGCTATTGCTCCGCAATGGTGAGACCAAAAAAATTGATAACCCGCAAGAAGTGCCTGATGCCGGTTCCATTCAGGAATTCCGCGAGCCGATTGCGCGGGTCAATTTCATTCTGCCCACCACGGGTATCGGCCCGATTATGCAACTGGCCGCCGACCGCCGCGGGACCTACATCAGCACCGAATATCTGGGCACCAATCGCGCGCTGATGATCTATGAACTTCCGTTAGCGGAAGTCATTTACGACATGCACGATAAACTCAAATCGGCGACCCGCGGTTATGGCACGTTGGACTATGACGTCATCGGTTTTCGTGCTGCTGATTTGGTCAAAGTCGATGTGCTGGTCAAAGGCAACCGTGTCGACGCTCTTTCCACAATCATGCACCGCGCTGATGCGGAGCGTCGTGGGCGCAATTTGGTGAAGCGACTCAAAAAGGAAATCTCAAAACATCAATTTGAGATTGCCATTCAAGCCGCCATCGGTGGGAAAGTCATCGCCCGCGAAACCATTTCGGCATTGCGGAAAAACGTCACCGCAAAATGCTATGGCGGCGACATCACCCGAAAGCGTAAACTGTGGGCCAAACAACGCGAGGGTAAAAAACGGATGCGGCAATTCGGTCAGGTCGAAATCCCACAAAAAGCCTTCCTCTCCGTACTCGAAGCGGGCGAGGACCAGTAA
- a CDS encoding NRDE family protein, translating to MCLLGVAFKTIPQHPVFLLANREESPLRQSSEPAIIHEQTGKSNWLGGTDLQAGGTWLGVNQQHMIVAVTNRQKQQIPKTPRSRGLLCRDLLGFPDIATASAHAQKQLQTGNYAGCNFLLAAPDAAVSIEAGDKFRITPLPPGIHLMANSDLNDPLDPRIHRVRLLLEGIDSQLAEDWIAAAKKICGLTGEGSEPAICRTGSDWGTVSSSIIVLADSANQSTFLHAAGPPSSTPYNDFSNMFQQL from the coding sequence ATGTGTTTGCTCGGTGTCGCCTTCAAAACCATACCTCAACATCCCGTTTTTCTCCTCGCCAACCGCGAAGAGAGCCCCCTCCGCCAGAGTTCGGAACCGGCGATCATCCACGAGCAGACAGGAAAATCTAACTGGCTGGGCGGAACTGACTTGCAAGCCGGTGGGACTTGGCTGGGTGTCAATCAACAGCACATGATCGTGGCGGTCACCAACCGCCAAAAGCAGCAAATTCCCAAAACTCCACGATCACGCGGCTTATTATGCCGCGATTTATTGGGATTTCCCGATATCGCCACGGCCTCCGCTCACGCTCAGAAGCAACTGCAAACGGGCAATTATGCCGGCTGCAACTTTCTGCTCGCCGCTCCTGATGCGGCGGTGAGCATCGAGGCGGGTGATAAATTCCGCATCACCCCCTTACCGCCGGGCATCCACTTGATGGCCAATAGCGACCTCAACGACCCGCTCGACCCCCGCATTCACCGCGTTCGCCTCCTGCTGGAAGGCATCGACAGTCAGCTTGCCGAAGACTGGATTGCTGCCGCAAAAAAGATCTGTGGACTGACCGGCGAGGGCAGCGAACCGGCGATTTGCCGCACGGGGAGCGACTGGGGGACCGTTTCGTCTTCGATTATCGTACTTGCCGATTCCGCAAATCAGTCAACATTTCTGCATGCCGCCGGCCCCCCCTCTTCGACTCCCTACAACGATTTTAGCAATATGTTCCAACAACTTTAG
- the lepB gene encoding signal peptidase I, producing the protein MLSTSDNVESQPNPRRRRGYGAMRQCVEFLVCLGIAVSLCKTFAVETYMIETGSMAPGFYGWHREVTCPQCRWHFAFGVEQDQGDGEAVCPNCGFREIPVPALEADSGDSQNVAGDRVMVHKHLFDHRPPRRWEVAMFRNPGQPTDNYVKRIVGLPGETIQIRDGDVYINGEIQRKTLDQQRQMRIAVFDNDYQPSATDRTWHPRWRARSEQSPWRVDGGDFDISLKETSGTISDPSNWIDYQHWIRQGGLRTTTVPLAQWPSEADPPNPFFSNVTYDATKKQLVCRGAMPLAARDHLAGLSQDFAFQQAVDLLFERSHRAPITDGYGYNPSTSETPVRDLMLELQLTFSGGIGEFTVRMSDGREIMDCRLDFSRKMIQLYSSQQTTPIFEQPLPQSLFTGTAKLEMSLMDRQCLVAIDGILIGQPWTYPAESSPSPLPQQPVQFGAAGINLRVSGIKLFRDVHYLSKSNEAAFLPYQLGDDEYFALGDNSPISEDSRVWLAQPAARKLTSRHFIGRPFLVHLPSKTWRSSISIPDFSRIRYIR; encoded by the coding sequence ATGCTTTCCACATCCGATAATGTCGAGTCGCAGCCCAATCCGCGTCGCCGCCGTGGTTATGGCGCCATGCGACAGTGCGTGGAGTTTCTCGTCTGTCTCGGGATAGCCGTCTCGCTGTGTAAAACGTTTGCCGTCGAAACCTACATGATCGAAACCGGTTCGATGGCGCCGGGATTTTATGGTTGGCATCGTGAAGTCACCTGCCCTCAATGCCGCTGGCATTTCGCCTTTGGTGTCGAGCAAGACCAAGGAGATGGCGAAGCGGTCTGTCCCAACTGCGGCTTTCGCGAAATCCCTGTCCCCGCGCTGGAGGCCGATTCCGGTGATTCGCAAAACGTTGCCGGCGACCGTGTGATGGTGCACAAACACCTCTTCGATCATCGCCCGCCGCGCCGTTGGGAAGTCGCCATGTTTCGTAATCCCGGCCAGCCGACCGACAACTATGTCAAACGCATCGTAGGACTCCCCGGCGAAACGATCCAAATCCGCGATGGCGACGTCTACATCAATGGAGAGATCCAACGCAAAACACTCGACCAGCAACGCCAGATGCGGATCGCCGTATTCGATAACGATTATCAACCGTCCGCCACAGATCGCACCTGGCACCCACGCTGGCGTGCTCGGAGTGAGCAGAGCCCATGGCGGGTTGACGGCGGAGACTTTGACATCAGTCTCAAAGAGACCTCGGGGACCATCAGCGATCCGTCGAATTGGATCGACTATCAACATTGGATCCGCCAAGGAGGTCTGCGAACGACGACGGTACCACTTGCTCAATGGCCGTCTGAAGCTGACCCGCCTAATCCCTTCTTCAGCAATGTGACTTATGATGCGACAAAAAAACAGCTCGTCTGCCGCGGCGCCATGCCTCTTGCCGCACGAGACCATCTCGCGGGGCTGAGTCAAGATTTCGCATTCCAACAAGCGGTGGACCTGCTGTTCGAACGATCGCATCGCGCTCCGATTACCGATGGCTACGGCTACAACCCGTCAACAAGCGAAACCCCGGTGCGGGATCTGATGCTGGAGTTGCAGTTGACCTTCAGCGGGGGGATTGGCGAATTCACGGTGCGGATGTCCGACGGCCGAGAAATCATGGATTGCCGGTTGGATTTCAGCCGGAAAATGATCCAGCTGTACTCCTCACAGCAAACAACCCCAATTTTTGAACAACCGCTGCCCCAGTCACTTTTCACCGGCACAGCCAAGTTGGAAATGTCGCTGATGGACCGGCAATGTTTGGTGGCAATCGATGGTATTCTGATCGGCCAACCTTGGACCTATCCCGCTGAATCGTCCCCCAGTCCCCTGCCGCAGCAACCGGTGCAGTTCGGAGCTGCCGGCATCAATTTGCGTGTGAGCGGCATCAAGCTGTTCCGAGACGTGCACTACCTCTCAAAATCGAACGAAGCGGCGTTCCTGCCGTACCAATTGGGGGACGACGAATATTTTGCGTTGGGGGACAACAGCCCGATTTCTGAGGATAGCCGTGTCTGGCTGGCTCAGCCGGCGGCACGAAAACTCACGAGCCGGCATTTTATCGGCCGGCCGTTTCTTGTCCACTTGCCGTCAAAAACATGGCGATCCTCGATCAGCATTCCAGATTTCTCTCGGATTCGCTATATTCGCTAA
- a CDS encoding ROK family protein, translating to MRPDPGHGPFYLGVDVGGTNIKVGVVDSQAHSLSHVSLPTQPKLGPEVGLRTICEASRMAIEQSQLDISEIHAVGLATPGTMDIPKGLLLDPPNLPGWTNLPLRDQLSEALGLPTTLQNDANAAAYGEFWGGMARDATSLVFFTLGTGIGCGIIIGDTIVEGAHSHGAECGHIIIEMNNGRLCPTGQYGTLEAYASAKSVVKRCREALDDGRESSITAELDKGEKLTPLLISRMCDAGDELAEELIMQTARYLGVGTTTLMHTINPEMVLFGGAMTFGRNETELGRRFLQEIRNEVKKRAFPVPAEKTQIEYASLGGDAGYIGAAGCARLKFP from the coding sequence ATGCGTCCAGACCCAGGCCACGGGCCGTTTTATTTGGGAGTTGATGTTGGTGGAACCAACATCAAAGTGGGGGTCGTTGACTCCCAGGCGCATTCGTTGTCGCATGTCAGTCTGCCCACCCAACCCAAACTTGGACCTGAAGTCGGCCTGCGAACCATTTGCGAAGCTTCGCGAATGGCCATCGAACAAAGTCAGCTCGACATCAGCGAGATTCATGCTGTCGGATTAGCGACGCCGGGAACCATGGATATTCCCAAGGGATTGCTGCTCGATCCGCCCAATCTTCCCGGTTGGACGAATCTACCGTTGCGGGATCAGTTGTCTGAGGCGTTGGGACTGCCAACCACATTGCAAAACGATGCCAACGCTGCTGCCTACGGCGAATTTTGGGGCGGTATGGCGCGCGACGCGACGAGTTTGGTGTTTTTCACGCTGGGCACGGGAATCGGTTGCGGCATAATTATTGGCGACACAATTGTTGAAGGCGCGCATTCCCACGGAGCCGAATGCGGGCATATCATCATCGAAATGAACAACGGCCGGCTCTGCCCCACAGGTCAATATGGCACGTTGGAAGCCTATGCTAGTGCCAAATCTGTAGTCAAACGCTGTCGCGAAGCGTTGGATGACGGTCGTGAATCGTCGATTACCGCGGAACTCGACAAAGGCGAGAAGCTCACCCCGCTACTGATCAGTCGCATGTGCGACGCAGGAGATGAGTTGGCTGAGGAATTGATCATGCAAACCGCTCGCTATTTGGGTGTTGGTACAACGACCTTAATGCATACAATCAATCCGGAAATGGTCCTCTTCGGCGGCGCCATGACGTTCGGCCGCAACGAGACAGAACTGGGACGCCGATTTCTGCAGGAAATTCGTAATGAAGTCAAGAAACGTGCTTTTCCGGTCCCGGCCGAAAAGACGCAAATTGAATACGCGAGTTTGGGCGGAGACGCGGGCTATATCGGTGCCGCCGGCTGCGCGAGGTTAAAGTTTCCTTAG